GGTGAAGGTCACATTGAGCTTTCTGAAATGCACTCACTACTCTATCACAGTAGTAAACATGTTATAAAGATCTATTGGGAACAGATTAGGCTATGTTTAAAACAAGTTCTGCCTTTTTGATTTTGACATTAAGCTTTGATTATGCCTGAGTTTCATGAGAGGTAAAGTACCACTGCAGGCcagtaatacacacacacacacacacacatttgtatacgtctttgtggggaccctccattcatttctatggacaaaaccttaatcccaacaatgagaaCTGTagcccctacccagccccaaccttaaccctaaGTAACCAAAAAtatacaagtcttttggcatttttattgttttgattgcagtcgcagatttttagaaaattcaatatacatacataacctcctcaacacacacacaaattataTATGCTTGTTGAATATCCATATAAAAACATGCTTCCTTTGCCCTATTTGTGGTTACAAGAAGTTATACCAGATTGTTGAAcagtttgctgtaagatttgagtcattaaaaaaaattatatttgttttattttatcagTGCAACCCTCAGTCAACTTCACATTATTTCACATACTTTCCAAAGAACTACATCATTAAACAATTAATAAACTCCTTCTTTTTCTActtatttatacacacacacacaatgcacacatacaaacacatgaATTAATATAAACTCAGAATTAAACAAATTTAGCTAAAGTTGACCTAATTCAAAGTTTACAAGAATTATAATAAGAAACATTTAAAAGCAACAGCTGATTTTTATggagcaagaaaaaaaattgtattgCAGCATGAGCCTCATGGGGGTGCATGAGGTCACCGTCAGTGGTATGGAATTTACTcacatttttttaattcccTGAAAATATGATAGCATTATGTTTATGATAGGCAGGTCTTGTTTTTGCAGTTATGTGCTGGTTAGTGGAAGAGTCAGGATGAGGGAATATGAGTCGGCAAGCCCCTCCCACCTGCACTATAAATGCTCACAAGTCCGGCTTTGCAAGCCAGACTATTAGCTAAGTGTCACGGCTGCCTAACAACACTAATAGGAGCCCTGTAAGCTCTGGGATACTTTGTCAGAAGAATCTCTTAGCACCTTATTCAAGTGGATTACTTTCAGTTTCAGGTATGTGGAGTTCTTATGTTAAATATTTGTCAGAATTTCAGTTGAACCTTTTGTCCTTTCTTCCTGGGGTTTGACCGGTCTCTTTAGGGACTTATCTAGACAGGTTGTCTGAGGTGTTTCATTTCTTGTCTGGCTGAATGTAAAGTTCTGATCGCGTCTATGGGAGCtctcaggaaaaaaacagacaaaaaatTCTTAGCAGCTTGTCCCTGGCAGTGCAGATCATACCACAATGAGTCTGCAAAGTGAAGTCCTGTAGCAAAGTGCAGCGAAGTTTTTAAAAAACACACTGATGTGAAGTTTATAGATAGTGTTCCTCCGCTGCAGACTGAGCTGCTGCCTGAGATTCTAGGGAAAATCAGTTTCTTTGTTAGCATTAATAATATCTTCAGTATCTTTTTAAagaagtggatggacagaggtaACAGTTTGGCTTTTGGACTCTACTCTCTACTCTTGTGCAAGCAAGTTCAGGTGTAGCTCAGGGCAGAGAGTAATTATAAGGACAAAGTAGCTGAGATATTAAGCATTTtttatatgaatgaatgaatgagtaaCAAGTGGTTGTCtttttcaacagcttccagtcagAATGAAACTGCTACTTCAGACCACCCTGTGTTGCTCTCTGCTTGCAACATTTACACTGAGTGTGGAGAGCGCCAAGCCCGGTCTAAGCTCAGAGATGAAAAAGAGGTACGTGGATTTAATTCCTAATTCATTTATAATTAATTTGATCCTGTCAGGTCCTGCTGTTTTACTGGCAGTTCAGCCATTTTTTATACCAGTAGCAGTGTACTGTGTGCCGGTTTCTAATGAAGTTCTTTCGCTCCCCGGCAGACTGAGCGTCTGGCTGCAGAGCAGGACGAAACGAGGCTTAAGTGGAATGGGAGATGTGGAGCAGATCGTTAAACCAGAAGATGTCAGGGATGCCTTTAGCCCTCATTCAAGGTAAGACTGAGTTTCCTTTAATGAGCCAGTTCTATTTTTCGCAAAGAAACTGTTTAAAATTATAAGACGGAAAATACGAGTGAAGCGTCCTCATGTTGAGGGGAACTAGCCAGGCTTACAGTGCATGGACTCCACGTGTAAACTGCCCTCTCCTTCGTATTTTATCTCCAGCACTGATATCCACACGCGGGTGAGGAGGTCAAAGAGCTCCAACAGCCAGGCCAAGCGGTCCAGCTGCTCCCTGAGCACCTGCGCCATGAATGACCTGATGGACCGGCTGAACAAGTTCAACAGCCAGCTGCGCATCGGCAGCGCCCCCATTGACAAGATCAGCCCGCTGGGGTACGGCCGGCGTCGGCGCTCTGTGCCAGCTCGCCGCACCCTCCGGCAGCTCCAAGCCGACCGGCTGCAGAGGCTGGAGAAGCTCCTCCGGCGGACATGAGCAGGGGGGTCGGGCGGTGGAGGGGGGATCGCTGTGTCCCGCCTGCCATGGACAACTTTTCACTGGCCAGTCTTGAAAAATCCAACAGGATGTCTCTGACTGCAGCCAGCTGCTCTTCAGCACATTTTTTCCAGGCGAGAGGACTGGAGCGGCGACCACATGTCTAAAGAAATGGGCTGATTGACTACAAGCACCTCAGCGGAGTGCAGCGGCGGCCGCAGGAGGACAGAGCAGAGCCCCCGGAGGACAGGAATGGGCGGCGGGGGTGTGAAagggagtgtgtgtgggggggtaccCACACCTCAGCTAAAGCACAGCACAGAACGGCTGGAGGGGGCAGAATCAGGCCCCCGTAGGATGTTAGAGGCTGACAccactctctgtctctctcccagctcctgaggaacattcctccagcacactggTGGACTGGGCTCCCTCTGCATCTCCAAGTACAGCCTGGATGTTTTGTTACGGCGAAACAAAGTTTCAGAAGATGTGCAGTTTGGCCCTGGCAGCTGGGACTCCGTCTGTATACCATCTGTTCAGACACAAAAGCAATGGTGATGCCAAGCAAAGGACTCTCTAGGTTGGGAGCTGTACTTCAAATGTGCAACTATATATCCAAATATAGGTGTGGACACTGTATGGGGAAATCTATTGTCATGTTATTGAATCTTACCACTCCATTACTGATGGTACTCTACTTGAATTTTTATAGAGAAAtgtgcaatttataaatatCTAAATCTGCATATAcgtgtatattttgccagtgtttatataaattatatgtGTTGAGATTTCactatttaaatgtttttaatatcTGTAACAGGTAATTGTACTTAAAAAGAAAActatttttatacttaaaaaaaatatatgggcATTGTAACTTTTATTTGCTGTttcattgattgtggaactggtgtaataaaacagcattctttATTGTTATATTATAATAGATTTGTATATCTGTTATTGTCTTATTTGTGTGAAGCTGAGTAACCTTGTCAAACAATAAATATttgcatacaaaaaaaaatttggtTGTTGAGATACTCTCTCTTCCATGAAATAACAGATGCAGAAAGGTGGCTCAGTATTGTCTGAGCACCATAATACTGGGGCCTGGCTTTTGTTAAATTGTTACGAGGCCTCATTAAGTCTGCCCCCAGGACAGCCAAGGTGCCTGCTGAATTCCTGCACAGCAGAGCACATTCTTTCTCTGGCCTGCCCAATTCCAAAACCAGCCTGAGCCAGCCTTGAAAAGCATAATATTTTTGGTGCGGGGAGGGTAAATGACAGGGTGAGTCACACGCTCGCTTTTTGGCCGAGTGCTGGGGCGCTATACCGTGCTGGGTGGTTGCAGCATGTTCCTCTCCGGAGCGTGTGGAACATAACAAAATGACGAGCCGATTTCGTAACCACTGCTTCAGGATGTAGCCCTTTAGGATGAGAAGCGCAAAGGACAAGTGAAGCAAGTTTCTCTTTCTTTTCACAGAACCCCTCGCCCCAACTCTCTGTTTTGCACTTGCAAATTCTGTCTGACATATATTTACTAAATATCTACTGTTGCTAAAAACTTACAGGGCTCCTACAGGTGATCGTTACAGACAATAACTGTCTTTATCATCTTGAATGTCATACCTGCGCTGCAGTCACTGAAACCACCAACACCGGTATGACGGTAGCATGCAAGACAGCACACTGAAAGCCGCTATTATCCATTATAAAAGCATAAATGTTTCCCATATTTTTCTCCAAGCATCGCAGTTATTTGCAGAAAAAGCCCCCCCAGCAGTCCAGATAGTGTATTTTTGTCCCGATATCCTTTCGCATGAAAATTTACAATTAGAATTCTTTACATACCACTTGTATTTGCCTAACTTGTTAACTAATTTGATTCCTtgttatttcaataattttcttcaTCAGTTGTACAACAGCGCCATAGCGGTACACCCATTAGGCATGCTATTGTAAAATGGGTACGTTACCGCTCTTTtgtatgaattttttttttgtatagtgACTGCTAATTCCAGAGGGAAGTTTAAGCATTAAACATAAAGGGTTAGTGTTAGGCATCAAAGGGATGGTATTCAGCTAACTTCtatttcattattttaaaaataccacGGAAGAAGGACACCTCACAGAGAAGTGAATATTGCCTTCTGAAGACCTTTGGTGCCATCTAGTGACACAAATGATCACAGTTTTCAAGCTTCCCGTCTGGTCTGAAATGGGTTAAGCGCAGCGTACCTCACAACAGATAAACGACAGACTGAAACACTACTTTCAAAAGCACGTTGTTTAAGCCAAATGTCTTAGGTTGTACTTTTATTTTAGGGCACACCTTGACACTATATGAGACTTCCCCCCCATTGCCTTACATATGTTCACTCATAACAGCTCCCCCTAATGTAAGATATGGGAATTTTTTTCTATTAAAAAATCAACCGATTGGACGCAATCAAATAAAGAACAAAGTCATGTTTGCTGATGTGGAGCAAACAACACGTCCTACTAAGTGTAACAGATACATCTAAATCTGGGTAGTCACAGCTCAATCTACATACACTCTAACATTACTGAGTTATTTTCTCTGCTTAAAAGAGCTGAAAAGCATTGAACTGAGCCATGACAATCACACACTGCTTGAAAGACTTTTAAAGAGCATACGATTAATATGTATCTTATTTGTCAACTTTTGGGAAGTGAAGTACAGGAATATTTATTTGAAGTGTGTCCCTTTTGGTTAGTGTGGTGTCATGTAGAGCAAGCAGGCT
Above is a window of Brienomyrus brachyistius isolate T26 unplaced genomic scaffold, BBRACH_0.4 scaffold49, whole genome shotgun sequence DNA encoding:
- the LOC125723473 gene encoding pro-adrenomedullin-like, which produces MKLLLQTTLCCSLLATFTLSVESAKPGLSSEMKKRLSVWLQSRTKRGLSGMGDVEQIVKPEDVRDAFSPHSSTDIHTRVRRSKSSNSQAKRSSCSLSTCAMNDLMDRLNKFNSQLRIGSAPIDKISPLGYGRRRRSVPARRTLRQLQADRLQRLEKLLRRT